A single window of Drosophila suzukii chromosome 3, CBGP_Dsuzu_IsoJpt1.0, whole genome shotgun sequence DNA harbors:
- the LOC108007101 gene encoding prominin-like protein isoform X2 has product MHQLYVVNYNQLQNWTEDAIADEPNVTESYIHWEVHAKEIEMLSDVLKNMTRVRPLMISFDKELGKAGQLATKYRKSLQAIKRDLTNYVTVHCKQKECSDFYRDQQIKKLDMGCLQYDRLPKTKPLIKSVQDALVSKFITYQQKTAQQLRQISQAIKDHMSDILNTIKNSLEKGAKEIQKRYEASLKVLQGVVEEIKKDQNAVVMEKHRSRSTPALRALRRKLGSSWYGTTIGIILLLMLVPILLIISLLVALSSPKVASWLLCITLIAIFILFSVGIFLLLFYLVHGALTYQAFCSRKPSQPLINRYINPNDYLPENEILSRSLPMLRTLDILHSCVRNESLYNILGLKEIYNLDGLRDDMMKHVRESLEKMENASLPHNLQYIHANATIVAQELLRGNLTKYDSKLFKRQICPQFLPEPRPGPLLVLTGKMIKLSKIVKTGAMLRNMTVYLASVEQYLDRPLAKMVPRLLQMLKQLDVLLTGGYDTFAKYLKHLLAKIEQGDQFLRYDAKKVTDEVARNISDFVESSLDVYVGMVDEATKGEMGSCEPLTREDDQAKAEYTDLCNRIVKPMNAIWFWLFLFSLLLLPAICCTHFLRCRLKSLRNFSEATLVSLGGGNFVAPGVLPLSLPQCECYKYLPDTAETNVDYLEDRDQVKRKE; this is encoded by the exons ATGCATCAACTGTATGTTGTTAACTACAATCAGTTACAGAATTGGACCGAAGATGCCATAGCGGATGAACCTAATGTTACAGAGTCCTATATTCATTGGGAAGTCCATGCCAAAGAGATCGAAATGCTGAGCGATGTCCTGAAGAACATGACAAGGGTTAGGCCACTAATGATATCGTTTGATAAGGAGTTAGGCAAGGCCGGACAATTGGCAACCAAATATCGTAAAA GTCTACAAGCTATAAAAAGGGATCTCACAAACTATGTAACTGTGCATTGTAAGCAAAAAGAATGCAGTGACTTTTACCGTGACCAACAGATCAAGAAGCTAGACATGGGATGTCTGCAATATGATAGA TTACCCAAAACGAAACCCCTTATTAAATCTGTTCAAGATGCATTAGTCAGCAAGTTTATCACTTACCAGCAAAAGACCGCTCAGCAATTGCGACAGATTTCCCAGGCGATCAAAGATCACATGAGTGATATACTAAACACCATTAAGAATAGTCTCGAAAAGGGCG CCAAGGAAATACAAAAGCGATACGAAGCATCCTTAAAAGTATTGCAAGGAGTCGTCGAGGAGATAAAGAAGGATCAGAATGCGGTGGTCATGGAAAAACACAGAAGTAGATCTACCCCTGCCCTGCGTGCCCTGCGGAGAAAACTGGGATCATCTTGGTACGGAACCACGATTGGCATTATTCTGTTATTGATGCTGGTGCCGATTCTCCTGATCATCAGTCTCCTGGTGGCTCTGTCCAGCCCAAAGGTGGCCAGTTGGCTGCTCTGCATTACCCTAATTGCTATATTTATCCTTTTCTCGGttggcatttttctgttgCTTTTCTATTTGGTTCACGGAGCATTGACTTATCAAGCCTTTTGTTCCAG GAAACCCTCTCAGCCATTAATCAACAGATACATTAATCCGAATGACTATCTGCCAGAAAATGAAATCCTTTCTCGTTCACTGCCCATGTTAAGGACCTTGGATATCCTGCACAGCTGCGTTCGCAATGAAAGTTTGTACAATATTTTGGGTTTAAAAGAGATTTATAACCTGGATGGCCTACGCGATGATATGATGAAACATGTCCGTGAATCCCTAGAGAAAATGGAGAACGCCTCGTTGCCGCACAACCTTCAATATATTCACGCCAATGCGACGATTGTGGCCCAAGAATTGTTGAGGGGCAACCTCACCAAATATGACAGCAAGCTCTTCAAAAGGCAAATATGTCCTCAATTTTTGCCGGAACCCAGACCAGGTCCTTTACTAGTGTTGACCGGGAAAATGATTAAACTGTCGAAGATCGTCAAAACAGGAGCAATGCTCAGAAACATGACAGTTTATCTAGCTTCCGTTGAACAATACCTGGACCGTCCCTTGGCGAAGATGGTACCACGATTGTTGCAAATGCTAAAACAACTGGATGTGCTGCTCACAGGGGGATATGATACCTTTGCCAAGTACCTGAAACACCTGCTGGCCAAGATCGAGCAGGGTGACCAGTTCCTGCGATACGATGCCAAAAAGGTTACCGACGAGGTGGCCCGGAATATCAGTGATTTTGTGGAATCCAGCCTGGATGTGTACGTTGGCATGGTGGATGAAGCCACCAAGGGCGAGATGGGGAGCTGTGAGCCCCTCACCCGAGAGGATGATCAGGCCAAGGCGGAGTACACTGACCTCTGCAATCGGATTGTAAAGCCTATG AACGCCATTTGGTTCTGgctttttctgttttccctgCTCCTCCTGCCCGCCATCTGCTGCACCCATTTTCTAAGATGCCGCTTGAAATCCTTGAGAAATTTCTCAGAGGCAACGCTGGTTTCCTTGGGAGGGGGCAACTTTGTGGCCCCAGGCGTGTTGCCCTTGAGTTTGCCACAATGCGAATGCTACAAATACCTTCCCGATACGGCGGAGACGAATGTGGATTATCTGGAGGACAGGGATCAAGTCAAGCGCAAGGAGTGA
- the Cht7 gene encoding probable chitinase 10 produces the protein MFPPRLLRIAFVICLLIVLLSPSTDSAQTKTRRRLRRPTTSVSSSRSNLVESKKSTEAPEAEKRIDQITSATTTSVRRTRLRSKAKLGAAGGAAAGVGATALVASGSSLKGKKTKVDDGTPKIVCYYTNWSQYRVKIGKFVPEDIPADLCTHIIFAFGWLKKNKLSSYESNDETKDNVPGLYERMMGLKKANPKLKILLALGGWSFGTQKFKDMSATRYTRQTFVYSAIPFLRKRGFDGLDMDWEYPKGTDDKKNFVLLLKELREAFEAEAQELKKPRLLLSAAVPVGPDNIRGGYDVPAIASYLDFINLMAYDFHGKWERETGHNAPLYAPSTDSEWRKQLSVDNAASLWVKMGAPKEKLIIGMPTYGRSFTLANTDKHGPNAPASGGGREGVYTKESGFLAYYEICEMLLNGAVYVWDEEMKVPYLVDGDQWVGFDDERAIRNKMHWIKSNGFGGAMVWTIDMDDFKGEVCGGNVKYPLIGAMREELLGISRGKEAKDVNWTAIAATFEDIEEKPEPIKISVDEVLNKVRKPQAQKKQRIKSGAHAVDTNTRPAQVFCYLTSWSAKRPGAGKFQPENIDPKLCTHIVYAFATLQDYKLTEATDDDPENYESVIALRDANPDLQILLAIGGWAFGSTPFKELTSNVFRMNQFVYEAIDFLRDYKFNGLDVDWEYPRGAEDRVAYVSLLKELRVAFEGEAKSSGLPRLLLTAAVPASFEAIAAGYDVPEISKYLDFINVMTYDFHGQWERTVGHNSPLFALESATGYQKKLTVDYSAREWVKQGAPKEKLLIGMPTYGRSFELVNDTQFDIGSPSSGGGKAGKFTNEAGFLSYYEVCSFLAADNTTLVWDSEQQVPFAYRGNQWVGFDDERSLKTKTEWLKEQGFGGIMVWSIDMDDFSGRCGSGKYPLLTALSDELKDYKVELEYDGPYESHGPRGAYTTKDPHDVTCAEEDGHISYHKDWADCTHYYMCEGERKHHMPCPANLVFNPQENVCDWPENVEGCHTPTEAPA, from the exons atg TTTCCACCGCGGTTGCTGCGAATCGCATTTGTGATATGCCTGCTGATTGTCTTGCTCTCGCCCTCCACAGACAGTGCACAGA CCAAGACACGTCGGCGCCTGAGACGTCCCACAACATCGGTCAGCTCGTCGAGGAGCAACCTAGTGGAGTCCAAGAAGTCCACTGAGGCTCCGGAGGCGGAGAAGCGCATTGACCAGATCACctccgccaccaccaccagtgTTCGCCGAACCCGTCTCCGTTCCAAGGCGAAACTGGGAGCAGCTGGAGGAGCAGCGGCGGGTGTTGGAGCAACTGCCCTGGTGGCCAGTGGATCCTCGCTGAAGGGCAAGAAGACCAAGGTGGACGATGGCACTCCAAAGATCGTTTGCTACTACACCAACTGGTCGCAGTATCGTGTCAAGATTGGCAAGTTCGTTCCGGAGGATATTCCAGCCGATCTCTGCACCCACATTATCTTCGCCTTCGGCTGGCTTAAGAAGAACAAGCTGAGCTCCTATGAGTCCAACGATGAGACCAAGGATAATGTGCCTGGACTGTACGAACGCATGATGGGTTTGAAGAAGGCCAATCCCAAACTGAAG ATCCTTCTTGCTCTTGGAGGTTGGTCGTTTGGTACTCAGAAGTTCAAGGACATGTCAGCCACGCGATACACCCGCCAGACCTTTGTCTACTCGGCCATTCCCTTCCTGCGCAAACGCGGCTTCGATGGTCTCGACATGGATTGGGAATACCCCAAGGGTACCGATGACAAGAAGAACTTCGTCCTGCTGCTGAAGGAACTGCGTGAGGCCTTCGAGGCTGAGGCCCAGGAACTGAAGAAACCCCGTCTCCTGCTCTCCGCCGCCGTGCCCGTGGGTCCTGACAATATCCGTGGTGGATACGATGTCCCTGCCATTGCCAGTTATCTGGATTTCATCAACCTGATGGCCTACGATTTCCATGGAAAGTGGGAGCGTGAGACGGGACACAATGCCCCACTTTATGCCCCGTCCACCGATTCCGAGTGGCGCAAACAGTTGTCCGTGGACAATGCCGCCAGTCTGTGGGTTAAGATGGGTGCTCCCAAGGAGAAGCTGATCATTGGAATGCCCACCTACGGCAGATCGTTTACCCTGGCCAATACGGATAAGCATGGTCCCAATGCCCCCGCCTCGGGAGGCGGACGCGAAGGTGTCTACACCAAGGAGAGTGGTTTCCTGGCCTACTACGAGATCTGCGAAATGCTGCTGAATGGCGCCGTCTATGTTTGGGATGAGGAGATGAAGGTTCCCTATCTGGTCGATGGAGATCAATGGGTGGGATTCGATGATGAGCGCGCCATCAGAAACAAGATGCACTGGATCAAGTCGAATGGCTTTGGAGGTGCCATGGTCTGGACCATCGACATGGACGACTTCAAGGGAGAGGTGTGCGGTGGAAATGTTAAGTACCCCCTGATTGGAGCCATGCGGGAGGAGCTCTTGGGCATCTCGCGAGGCAAGGAGGCCAAGGATGTCAACTGGACGGCCATTGCTGCTACTTTCGAGGATATTGAAGAG AAACccgaaccaattaagatttcTGTGGATGAAGTTCTCAACAAGGTGCGCAAGCCTCAGGCGCAAAAGAAGCAGCGCATCAAGTCTGGAGCACATGCTGTCGACACGAATA CTCGTCCCGCCCAGGTATTCTGTTACCTGACCAGCTGGTCGGCCAAGCGACCTGGAGCAGGCAAATTCCAGCCGGAGAACATTGATCCCAAGCTGTGCACCCACATCGTTTATGCCTTTGCCACCCTGCAGGATTACAAGCTGACCGAGGCCACCGATGATGATCCGGAGAACTATGAGAGTGTAATTGCCCTGCGTGATGCTAATCCCGATTTGCAGATCCTTCTGGCCATCGGCGGATGGGCCTTTGGTTCCACGCCCTTCAAAGAGCTCACCTCTAATGTGTTCCGTATGAACCAGTTTGTCTACGAGGCCATCGATTTCCTGCGCGACTATAAATTCAATGGTTTGGATGTCGATTGGGAGTATCCCCGTGGTGCCGAGGATCGTGTGGCCTATGTCAGTTTGCTGAAGGAGCTTCGAGTGGCTTTCGAGGGTGAGGCCAAGTCTTCCGGACTGCCACGCCTCCTGCTCACCGCCGCCGTGCCCGCCTCTTTCGAGGCCATCGCCGCTGGTTATGATGTGCCTGAGATCTCCAAGTACCTGGACTTTATTAACGTAATGACCTACGACTTCCACGGACAGTGGGAACGCACAGTGGGCCACAATTCGCCTCTCTTTGCCCTGGAATCGGCCACTGGCTACCAGAAGAAACTGACCGTTGACTACAGTGCCAGGGAGTGGGTGAAGCAGGGCGCTCCCAAGGAGAAGCTGCTCATCGGCATGCCCACCTATGGACGCAGTTTCGAGCTGGTCAACGACACCCAATTCGATATTGGATCCCCCTCGTCCGGCGGTGGCAAGGCGGGCAAGTTCACCAACGAGGCTGGTTTCCTCAGCTACTACGAGGTCTGCTCCTTCTTGGCGGCAGACAACACCACCCTCGTCTGGGACTCGGAGCAGCAGGTGCCCTTCGCCTACCGTGGCAACCAGTGGGTGGGCTTCGATGATGAGCGTTCTCTCAAGACCAAG ACCGAATGGCTGAAGGAGCAGGGATTCGGAGGCATCATGGTGTGGTCCATTGACATGGACGACTTCTCCGGACGCTGCGGCAGTGGCAAGTACCCGCTGCTGACCGCCCTGAGCGATGAGCTGAAGGACTACAAGGTGGAGCTGGAATACGATGGACCCTATGAGTCCCACGGCCCACGAGGAGCCTACACCACCAAAGATC CTCATGACGTGACCTGCGCCGAGGAAGACGGACACATCAGCTACCACAAGGATTGGGCCGACTGCACCCACTACTACATGTGCGAGGGCGAGAGGAAGCACCACATGCCCTGTCCCGCCAACCTGGTCTTCAATCCCCAGGAGAACGTCTGCGATTGGCCCGAAAATGTCGAGGGATGCCACACGCCCACGGAGGCGCCCGCCTAA
- the LOC108007189 gene encoding uncharacterized protein, producing the protein MKLLCWESLGCFMANLLPNSWSWTDEMTTLSVVNQSRGIMEDNIGCCSMNWLLQLQQSSCPLMKILILGLVALPVYNTILILVGWRLNSSASSSAERLVLDIRVARSVKRPAPPPPPAPRPPPRLRRRKAPKTPVPTRKMRLPEAHPRQKNPFDSTLERSGDLDDQTDQYKNLRENLKLVLENLQKPLPLPLPYSPLQPIFVPPEVEPLTPPESLTPPESSTPPESPRTEMEKRRLKFIPGILKRLGLNNIWQRWKTRTSRKKTTTSEPSTSSSSYSSTGSSCFYVY; encoded by the exons ATGAAGTTGCTGTGCTGGGAGTCGCTTGGTTGCTTTATGGCTAACCTGCTGCCCAACTCTTGGTCCTGGACAGATGAGATGACAACCTTAAGTGTGGTTAACCAAAGTCGAGGAATAATGGAGGACAACATTGGCTGCTGTTCCATGAACTGGCTATTGCAGCTCCAGCAATCCTCGTGTCCGCTGATGAAGATTTTAATACTCGGATTGGTGGCATTGCCGGTTTATAATACCATTTTGATTCTGGTGGG ATGGCGCCTAAATTCTAGTGCTTCTAGCAGTGCGGAGCGTTTGGTGCTGGACATTCGAGTGGCCAGATCCGTGAAACGTCCCGCTCCTCCCCCTCCTCCAGCTCCAAGGCCACCGCCCCGCCTTCGACGACGAAAGGCTCCAAAGACCCCAGTTCCAACCAGAAAAATGCGATTACCAGAAGCCCATCCTAGGCAAAAGAATCCCTTTGATTCCACCTTGGAGCGGTCAGGGGATCTGGATGATCAGACAGATCAGTACAAGAATCTCAGGGAGAACCTGAAGCTGGTCTTGGAGAACTTACAGAAACCTCTGCCGTTGCCATTACCTTATTCCCCTTTACAACCCATTTTTGTACCCCCTGAAGTAGAACCCCTGACCCCGCCTGAGTCTTTAACCCCGCCCGAGTCCTCAACCCCACCTGAATCCCCCAGAACGGAGATGGAAAAGCGGCGTTTGAAATTTATACCAGGGATCTTGAAACGCCTTGGTCTAAACAACATTTGGCAGAGATGGAAAACTCGGACGAGCAGGAAGAAAACCACGACTTCTGAGCCCAGCACTTCCTCATCCAGTTACTCGAGCACGGGTTCCAGCTGCTTCTATGTCTACTAA
- the LOC108007101 gene encoding prominin-like protein isoform X1, whose product MINTTDTYRDSLGPITYVPHLVAGSVVSDSKEVPKGYITKDGNDIGYKVVKDDWAEYLATQQGLKILIPILFLLFLLVPILGLIYACCCARCKKDQKSSKNIRYCCGILLAILALLMLLFLIFAILAATQLNKNLKSLKKPECVPSNFSKSSEEYIFQNSSDHMHQLYVVNYNQLQNWTEDAIADEPNVTESYIHWEVHAKEIEMLSDVLKNMTRVRPLMISFDKELGKAGQLATKYRKSLQAIKRDLTNYVTVHCKQKECSDFYRDQQIKKLDMGCLQYDRLPKTKPLIKSVQDALVSKFITYQQKTAQQLRQISQAIKDHMSDILNTIKNSLEKGAKEIQKRYEASLKVLQGVVEEIKKDQNAVVMEKHRSRSTPALRALRRKLGSSWYGTTIGIILLLMLVPILLIISLLVALSSPKVASWLLCITLIAIFILFSVGIFLLLFYLVHGALTYQAFCSRKPSQPLINRYINPNDYLPENEILSRSLPMLRTLDILHSCVRNESLYNILGLKEIYNLDGLRDDMMKHVRESLEKMENASLPHNLQYIHANATIVAQELLRGNLTKYDSKLFKRQICPQFLPEPRPGPLLVLTGKMIKLSKIVKTGAMLRNMTVYLASVEQYLDRPLAKMVPRLLQMLKQLDVLLTGGYDTFAKYLKHLLAKIEQGDQFLRYDAKKVTDEVARNISDFVESSLDVYVGMVDEATKGEMGSCEPLTREDDQAKAEYTDLCNRIVKPMNAIWFWLFLFSLLLLPAICCTHFLRCRLKSLRNFSEATLVSLGGGNFVAPGVLPLSLPQCECYKYLPDTAETNVDYLEDRDQVKRKE is encoded by the exons ATGATCAATACGACAGATACATATCGGGATTCTTTGGGTCCAATCACGTATGTGCCTCATCTTGTCGCTGGCTCTGTGGTCTCAGACTCCAAGGAGGTGCCCAAAGGCTATATAACCAAAGATGGGAATGACATTGGATATAAGGTGGTGAAGGATGACTGGGCGGAGTATTTGGCAACTCAGCAAGGCCTAAAGATATTAATTCCTATATTATTTCTACTTTTTTTGCTGGTTCCCATCCTTGG ATTAATTTATGCTTGCTGTTGTGCGCGCTGCAAGAAGGATCAAAAGTCTAGCAAAAATATTCGCTACTGCTGTGGTATCCTTTTAGCGATTTTGGCCTTGTTGATGCT tttatttcttatttttgccattttggCGGCTACCCAGCTGAATAAAAACTTGAAAAGCCTTAAAAAGCCGGAATGCGTACCAAGTAACTTCAGCAAGTCAAgtgaagaatatatattccaAAACAGCTCTGATCACATGCATCAACTGTATGTTGTTAACTACAATCAGTTACAGAATTGGACCGAAGATGCCATAGCGGATGAACCTAATGTTACAGAGTCCTATATTCATTGGGAAGTCCATGCCAAAGAGATCGAAATGCTGAGCGATGTCCTGAAGAACATGACAAGGGTTAGGCCACTAATGATATCGTTTGATAAGGAGTTAGGCAAGGCCGGACAATTGGCAACCAAATATCGTAAAA GTCTACAAGCTATAAAAAGGGATCTCACAAACTATGTAACTGTGCATTGTAAGCAAAAAGAATGCAGTGACTTTTACCGTGACCAACAGATCAAGAAGCTAGACATGGGATGTCTGCAATATGATAGA TTACCCAAAACGAAACCCCTTATTAAATCTGTTCAAGATGCATTAGTCAGCAAGTTTATCACTTACCAGCAAAAGACCGCTCAGCAATTGCGACAGATTTCCCAGGCGATCAAAGATCACATGAGTGATATACTAAACACCATTAAGAATAGTCTCGAAAAGGGCG CCAAGGAAATACAAAAGCGATACGAAGCATCCTTAAAAGTATTGCAAGGAGTCGTCGAGGAGATAAAGAAGGATCAGAATGCGGTGGTCATGGAAAAACACAGAAGTAGATCTACCCCTGCCCTGCGTGCCCTGCGGAGAAAACTGGGATCATCTTGGTACGGAACCACGATTGGCATTATTCTGTTATTGATGCTGGTGCCGATTCTCCTGATCATCAGTCTCCTGGTGGCTCTGTCCAGCCCAAAGGTGGCCAGTTGGCTGCTCTGCATTACCCTAATTGCTATATTTATCCTTTTCTCGGttggcatttttctgttgCTTTTCTATTTGGTTCACGGAGCATTGACTTATCAAGCCTTTTGTTCCAG GAAACCCTCTCAGCCATTAATCAACAGATACATTAATCCGAATGACTATCTGCCAGAAAATGAAATCCTTTCTCGTTCACTGCCCATGTTAAGGACCTTGGATATCCTGCACAGCTGCGTTCGCAATGAAAGTTTGTACAATATTTTGGGTTTAAAAGAGATTTATAACCTGGATGGCCTACGCGATGATATGATGAAACATGTCCGTGAATCCCTAGAGAAAATGGAGAACGCCTCGTTGCCGCACAACCTTCAATATATTCACGCCAATGCGACGATTGTGGCCCAAGAATTGTTGAGGGGCAACCTCACCAAATATGACAGCAAGCTCTTCAAAAGGCAAATATGTCCTCAATTTTTGCCGGAACCCAGACCAGGTCCTTTACTAGTGTTGACCGGGAAAATGATTAAACTGTCGAAGATCGTCAAAACAGGAGCAATGCTCAGAAACATGACAGTTTATCTAGCTTCCGTTGAACAATACCTGGACCGTCCCTTGGCGAAGATGGTACCACGATTGTTGCAAATGCTAAAACAACTGGATGTGCTGCTCACAGGGGGATATGATACCTTTGCCAAGTACCTGAAACACCTGCTGGCCAAGATCGAGCAGGGTGACCAGTTCCTGCGATACGATGCCAAAAAGGTTACCGACGAGGTGGCCCGGAATATCAGTGATTTTGTGGAATCCAGCCTGGATGTGTACGTTGGCATGGTGGATGAAGCCACCAAGGGCGAGATGGGGAGCTGTGAGCCCCTCACCCGAGAGGATGATCAGGCCAAGGCGGAGTACACTGACCTCTGCAATCGGATTGTAAAGCCTATG AACGCCATTTGGTTCTGgctttttctgttttccctgCTCCTCCTGCCCGCCATCTGCTGCACCCATTTTCTAAGATGCCGCTTGAAATCCTTGAGAAATTTCTCAGAGGCAACGCTGGTTTCCTTGGGAGGGGGCAACTTTGTGGCCCCAGGCGTGTTGCCCTTGAGTTTGCCACAATGCGAATGCTACAAATACCTTCCCGATACGGCGGAGACGAATGTGGATTATCTGGAGGACAGGGATCAAGTCAAGCGCAAGGAGTGA